From the Helianthus annuus cultivar XRQ/B chromosome 17, HanXRQr2.0-SUNRISE, whole genome shotgun sequence genome, the window acatacaTGTGATATATATGTTTCGTTTTCATTAATTTCATAGTTTTTATATGAATCTACTTGTGCGCATGCATAATATactatatgtttttaatatacacatatgtaaccatttttgaatataatacacagatgtataaaagactgtacacatgtgtataaactaacagttGTGTATCTTATATAACCTGATAGTTAACGagactatacacatgtgtataaactaacagttGTGTATCTTGTATCAACTAATAGTTAGCGagactatacacatgtgtataaactaaaatctgtatatcttgtataaactaaTACTAGCGAGATTTTATGGATTTTTATTGtattgtttaataaatgcaaTTTACAAAAGACGCAAATACCCTTATGTCAATTAATTTAAAGGGAGGTTacaacattataattacaatcttgtCCTTGTTTAAAAATGTTTAGATGATGTAATCCAATGGcccagattagttcacacagttcactctcaacctagtgttcactctagaacccaaccctatatatatatagggtaaggttcatttgagaaccacccttattgtgagaacctcgagaaccaatgtgaacacaaaataaaatctaaaaaaaaatcaaaaaagcgctaaaaaaattttcaatatttttttaacaaaaatcgctatatttcgttaccaaaaaaaactttttttagtAACAGTTTTCCATGCACATGCGcgtatgtatcattacttcgacaaattccgtaatacgttatcagtaatagacaattgcactttaatttacaataccatccgtaatacactactttttgcattatcaatattcaaaatgcacatgtgcatcattaggtataaccatgatataacatattttagtacaaaaagtttgtgattttgaatggagaagtaggcccatatacatgttttttggttagttatatctagtggttgatggttcgGCTATAGTTgttactttatgatgtaatatgatgattgaatggtataaatggtgttgatatacatgtaataaagtgaaaatattggtaatggtgttgtattatggatggtaggaggtaataatattgtatattgtattatggatggtaggaggtaatggtagtgtattatagattgtatgatagatgaaagggaaaatgtattcaaagtagtgtagcaaaacaccttatttcatgttgatacacatagatgcacatgtgcatttctaatattgttaatgtaaaaagtaatgtattacatatggtagtgtaaatgaaagtgcaattacctaatatttgtaatgaattacggaatttgtcaaagacatgacaaaaatgcacatgtgcatgtttgtgtattatggatggaacgATAGATGAaggagaaagtagtgtaccaacacaccttatttcatgttgatacatatagatgcacctGTGCGTTTCTTATTTtcttaacgtaaaaagtagtgtattacacatggtagtgtaaatgaaagtgcaattgtctaatatttgtaatgaattacggaatttgtcaaagaaatgatacaaatgcacatgtgcatggataactgtgactcgaaaaaaaaaattttgaaatttttttttaataaacgaaATATagcaattttcaaaaaaaaaaaaatttgatgttttttagatttttttaggcaTTAGTGTTTGTGTTcgcactggttctcgcggttctcgcaataaaaggtggttcctaacggatccttctcctatatatatatatatatatatagaaaaagtatattgtacattacggcttagcatacttcacgtacgacaacgtgcgtgatttgttctataacatgcgtgattaatgttttctaTATGCGTgcttattgtgtttcaacatgcgtgattttggatttttgagttataacgtgcgtgattttaaaatgaacgtgcgtaattacccgTCGTACGTGATGCACGTTAAGCCGTGTAATGTATGTTAAccttattaaaatattaaaaaataattcgAGCCAACCGAGTTGAACCGAACTAAACGGACCTTTGATCATACTCGGTTCGTTTCAAACCGAAGCGATCTGAACCGAGCGCTTTTTTCAATCCAGCTGGATCGAACAAGCAAATTCCGAACATTTTTCGATCGAGCATCGAACGAGTCTTGAGCGTCGAGCAATTTGATCAGCCCTTGATAGTTGTATACTTGTATATGTATATAGGGATAAGCTCAGTAACGAATTAGAGGACCAGGAGAACCATATTGCCCTATACGCTTCACGCTTCCTATACTTTAGTGACAGGTGAATCGTATTACCCTATACGCTTCCTATACTTTAGTGACAGGGGAACCATATTGCCCTATACGCTTTCTATACGACTCCCGGACCTTTTCAGACCTATGGAAATCATATTGCCTCATACGCTTCCTATTGAGGTCACTTTTCAGACCTTTTCAGTTCTGAACTACGTGCATGTCAGAACTCAGAAGGTAGGTACATCGTACCAATATGAAGCGTATTACCCAATACGCTTCCTATTTGTGTCGCATTTAATGTTTCAAACCCTATGGGAAGCGTGTTGGGCTATACGGTTCCTATTGAGGAATGTACAAAAATTTTTGGGGATGTGTAGATACCGTCACCCAAAACCCAAAACGAAACCAAAAAAATACCTAACTAAAGCTCTTTTAATACATGAGTCCAAGCTTAACTAGACTCTCGCAAACTTAAACAAGTTaattatgtatgtatataaatatAGCATCTTTTCTTTAATGCAATAATAATTATTATGCATAtaattattacaaaaataatttaataatatatattacgTAATATATATCATTGTAactataatatatatacacacatatagaAAATAAGTGACAACCAAACAGCTAAGCTATCCAAGAAAATGTTCTTATGAAATGTCAGCATCATTATTTTAGTTCCTCTTGAATTCAAGTGATGAACAAAGATCAATCAAATTTCTTCAAAACAATGAGATCTACTAATTAAAAACCATATACATGTATCTCCAAACCCGATATTCAACAGAGATGGTTCTTATTCACAAAAAATTAATAACATAGAAAAGCTGGTTAGGGGATGTACATGATGATTCCAAGGCCTAACCTGAGGTTCTTCGGCTCCACCGGCTCGAGCCACTCTTGCGCCGGGGTCTAGCAGCTCTCCTTTTTGTGTTTTTTGGGGTGGTTATTTTGGAAATCGAACGTATTTTTGGAGCTGGTTGTTCATTCTGGCTCGAACCTTCAGAAACCGAAACAGGAGccatgtttttcttttcttcatcGATATTTTCTTCAACCTTTACAGTAGCAGAATCTGTTTGTGGCTTCTTTGCTCTGCGGTTGTATATCAAAATTCCATCCGTACTCTGCATAAATAAAAAACGTTAGGTGACGGGTCAAAACGGATTTCGGTCAAGTGAGCAACTTTAGTACCAGTCGGGTCAGATCACGCGTTAGGCCACGTTGACCGAACAGCTTTTGCCCAAAAATTTACTGTTCTATAAATAAATATGAGTATAATATAACTCACTCGTTTTCTTGAAGCATCGTGCGGCTGTTCCATGGGTTCGTTTGCATCTTGAACATGAGTTGACTCAGAAGGTGCATTTTCAGGTTTGACTTTGACCACATCATCACTCGTATTTAATTTCATTAGCTGAGATGCAAATGTAGCAACTATAGACTGTCCTTTCATGTCGGTTGGAAAATCCGGTTCCTTCACGGCGCGAGTCAATGGGTTATTAGATTCTTGCAAGATCAAGTCCTCGGTGGATGAGATCCTTCCAGCATTTTCGGTCGTTACAGTGTCGAGTCGGTTCTTCATTTTGGAGACTTGCGACTGTGAAACTTCAATCTTCCAAAGTATTTGTTCGAAGGAATAACCGTCTCCGAAGTCGAGAGATAACAACTCATCGGGGACTCTAAACTCGTTGCACACGTTCTTAGGGGAAGATGGGCCTACAAGCAAATAATTCTTAAGTTTTTATATTTTCAAGTTTCTAAAACTTCTAATACTTATTGCTATATTTTTTAAGATTACGTAATATACTAATACATTCGGTTTCAATGCGGGTTCTACAATTTGAGCGGATAACCCCTAATGACATACCGGTTGCATGCCAGAAAACCCGCACCACATGTTTCGGATTTGGGTTTTTTCCCACTAAAATACCCATATTGAATCTCGACTGCAAACCAAACGCTACCAAAGATTTTCCCAAAGGTGTATAGTGAAAGATTATTGGTTACCTAGGTTAGTCTCATCATCATCCATTGTTGGACCATGAGCGGGGGACCTGCAAGTAGCTGCACGTGACACATATTAATCTCCTAACAACCATCAAACGTAGGAGATAAAgtaaagagtaaagtacacggatggtccctgcgGTTAACCAAATTTTagatttagtccccaacttttttgaagtacacggatggtccctctGGTTTGCACTTtctaacgcatttagtccccaacttttgccaaaagtacatggatggtccatgTGGTATGCACTTTGTAAAGCATTTCGTCACTAAATGTTGGGGACTacatgtgttacaaagtgcagactacagggaccatccgtgtactttttggcaaaagttggggacaaaatacgttacaaagtgcaaaccgtGTACTATTGAAAAACaagggactaaatccaaaattttggtcaaccacagggaccatccatgtacctTACTCTAACGTAAATGAAAGATGAGTATGTACCAAAATACGAGGATATGTTGTGATGTAACATGTACAATTCAGCGTCTGACTCTTCATGTCTTTTCCTAATCTTCCTCTTCATCAGTTTTTGTCTTTGCGAATCATGAACAAAAGGCATAGACCTTGCACAACGACCTTCTAACGCAAAGTTTTTGTATTTcaactgttttgtttgattaagCTTTTCGATCTCTTCATCATACATGATGGTCATGGACTCGAATTTCCGAAGCTGCAATTCGACCCATTTACAACGCCACATAATCGGTTGTACAAACTTCCTCCAATGAGATGTCACCCTTTTCTTCCTGAAAATTCATCATCatatgttttaaacttatttattatattttccaaattctttcaaacttacgagtaaacttccgttttgctccctgtggtttgctcactttaacggttttgccccaaacctttcaaaatagccattttactccctgatctatgaaaCTAATCTCTATTTCACTCCCCGTCTCTAACGCCATCCAATTCAACAGTTAAATCCTGATCAcatgcccctcacatgagggcattttagtcttttcccATCTAGatatttttaacattttttattgaTAAAACAAAAAGGAGATGACCCACCCattatcttcttcttcatctttattTACACACTCATCACTGTCAAAATCACTGTCAAAATTAGGGGAAACAAGGGTGTTACATGTTTGGAATCGTAAAATCACTGTCAAAATTGGGGGAAACAAGGGTGCTCTGCTCAGACAAATCCTTATCAAATATTGGGGGAAAAACAAGGGCAATGGAGCATGAACGATGGAGAGGTTGTTCAATTGCAGATGGTGTTTGCCACGCGATGGCGGTTTAAGATGACGATGGTTGGTGAACAGAGAACAGGGGCATTTGGATTTACAGGGAAGCGTGGGTTTTAGTAGATGAAGACTGATTTATTTTTGGGGAAATGTTGATGATGGAGGGGCTGCAATGGCGGCTGGAGTTAGTTGATGCTGGAGTTGGTTGGTGATAGGAGATGCAATGAGTGGTGTATGGTGCCGGTGATCGCGACTCGGAATGTTGTTGCAGGAGAGATGGTTGCGAGTCAGCTGGATGTTGTTACAGGTaagatggttgcgagtcggaatgtgGTTGCGAGTCAGAACCTGTGATCTTGCAGCTTACGATGTTAAtcaatggttgcgactcgaaatgaGAAACCTGCAactcaaaaaaaaatcaaatggaCTCGGAATTGGTGACTCGGAAACGAAGATGATGTTGAACAGGAGATGATGATTGCCCCTCGAAACTAGTTGTGAAACAGTGTGATCTCGAAGTGAATGATGTTGAATGTTACGGCGGTGAAACGGTGATTAAAAGTGGTGCAGATGATGTTGGAGATCGGAGATGGAGGATGTTGATCAGGTGGATAAGATTATAATGTCTGGGGAGTGATTTCGTTTTGGGATATGAAAATATCGATTTGGGAGAAATGTCTTGGGAAATGGGTGATAAGATTATAATAAGTAGACTTAGGGTTTAAGTGGGATTTTTAAAGACATGGTTGGGAAAAGACATAAATGCCCCTCACGTGATTTGCACGTGACATGGGTTAACTGCATAAATGGATGAGGTTAAGGGCCGGGGAGCAAAATCATGAAGGCCTTCaaagatcagggagtaaaatggctattttgaaaggtttggggcaaaaccgttaaagtgagcaaaccacagggagcaaaacggaagtttactctaaacttATTGATTAATAAATAGATTATAGAGACGTTACCTCGAGGGAAACAAGTCACCTGATCCACCTAACGAGCGCATTGGTGCAGCGTCCCCACGTAAATCCGACATAACCTCATTGTCACTTTGATATCCGCGAGTTCCATGATCAGAAAATGTGTCACCAAAAGAGCTTGAAGAAGCGGTAGCATCAATAGATTGCGGTTGACCCGAACCACCCTCATCGCCATTCTTACAGTTTGCTACGTCAGGTTTCATGTTTTTATCGTTCAGCATTGATGCAAAAGATGGATGACCTTTACTAGTCGAAGCTTTCATTGTGGTTCCATCCGTTATTTTAGGTCCAGAACAGGACCCATGTCATGATATCACACAATCGTTATCATTCTTATTTTAAGAAGGTATTCAGCATTCTAACAATATGTAAATAAGATTAAGCTCAGTTGAATCAAACCAAGCAAAAATGGAGTATCTAAATTATTCACCTGCATTTTAGAGATTCCAAGTTAGAACAACAAATTTGCTATATATTCTGTGGAGCATCTACCAGACAACCTCAGGCGCAGCCGCGCAAGCCGCTTTGCTTTTGACTAGGTAAAGCATGAGGTGTACAAAAGGCGCAAGCGAGGTGTGAGCCTCTTGTACATGGTGAGTTTTTTGTGCATTGGGAGTTGTACATATAGCTTTTTAGGTTGTACAAGTAGGTAACTTATATATTAAATCATATATATAAAGGTTATTCATATATAAATTTAGGATAGGCCATAGACGATACAAAAACCTATAAGATATATATAGAGAGTGAACACTGGTGTATttgtgaactgtgtgaactaatcctaACCCTTGATTATCAATGCActagtgtaaatcaatggccaggatttgttcactcagttcacaaatacactagtgttcactcatatatatataaacaccTTGCACCTCACGTACAAAAAGCAGTGCGCTTTGCGTCTCAGCTTGGGACCCTATTTTAAAACCAACGCATCTACGGAACGAACATGGGCAGATCTTAGTCAGGCCCGGCCAGCCCCCCTGATTTTTAGCTTCGAAGAGTAAATTTTACCGAAAATTTTATATGTATTGagcccccctcccccccccccccaatttaaAAGTTCAAGATCCGCCACCGGGCAGGAACTTCCTTATTCGATaatcagttcggttttcagttaCGACCGAATAAACCGAACCAATCACCCCTATGATCTACCTGAAACCCCCAATGACTAGAATTTGCTTAGACACATAATTCTTGAACTGTAATTAGGGTTTCAAAATGCTAAAAACCAAAATTAAACTGGTGTTAGTGTAACAAACAAAATTACGTGCAGTAAAACATCGAAAACCACACCAGATTGAGATATTACATATCCCAAAATCCAATTACAAAATTAGGGCTTCAAATTAACATAACCTCATCCCAAAATTAGGGCTTTTTACATAAAACAATCAAAATTCTCCTGGTGTAACTGAAAATTAAAATCAATAATCGAATTGATATAATCAATCAAACCAACAATTCAATTAACACTTACGGAGTACAAATCTAATAatcttaatatatatttttttttatttacgaTGGAAATAAAGGATGCAACTTTTTTTACGGATATACTTACTGGGTCTCCGGCGAGAAGCAAAGGGATAAAACGGTGTCGTATGgcggtgtggtggtggtggtggaattTGAAGTAATCGGTTTGTTGGTGAAATGAATTCCTCAAGAAAATCTTGACTGAGGATTTGACGGAGAAGAGGTGGAaatattctgtttttttttttttttttttttttttttgtgtgtgtgtgtgtgtggggtaAGTGTTACTTGCTGCTTACGCCATTGTTTGAAAGTAGAATTTTATTTTAATGAATTTATTACTTTTCCTAATTTAAAAGATTTTCTtctaactagtattaagcccctgcatTGCAGCGTTGTTGTAAATTTATGTTAAGTAGTACCAATGTTATACTACTGttagcgaccaccaacaccggaaaagctcgtaaaaacaaattaaataaaaacgaaaaaataACGCAGAGCGAAAAGCAAACATGAAATCTATGAATCACGAATGCTCGTAgcagagaaattaaaccgaaacgtaaaatatagaaaaaaataactaagtcaatccagTACCAGCGCGTTGGTGGAACTTGTTAAACGGAGAAAATTAGATGTGCTGCGACGGGCCAgttaaacgggaaaaaatatacgaaaaaaatgttgaaccccacacgcgcGTTGTTGTGCattaacttacaaaatttagaacgaatcGAAAAACTTTGAAAAGATgataagtatggtggaccaaaattgaaaattaaaaaagagttgggattaaatcgtaaaagatgaaaaatttgggttaaaaataaaaaaaccaaagGGTCTAAAGTGCAAAATTGAAGTTGTTTATTAATATTAGATAAAGATAAGaataaaaataaatgatatctatatattagttattaatattaaaagaatttattaaataattataaataaaatttataagatTGAAGGAGAGATTGACATGTGGCATTATTTGAAGTCTTTTATTATAATTAgattatacattatacatatttATACATAACCTTGCCATGAACAGTGTTTTCTATAACTAAATTTTATAACCCAAATCACATGGGACTTTCTCCTGTTGGATCCTACACATAACAATTTTAAGCCTTTTGTTTCCTATAAGCATTTCAACATCCCTTGCCCCTTGGTATTTTTAAGGCTATacggtatgggggtcggccccggcccgtcgcgggtcggcgacggtccaaacaccgtgccgcccccatACGTCGCCGTCCCCAACGTCCCTTTTCGGACGATCTCGACGAAGCAAAAAGGTGTGGGCCCCCCATATGACCGTTTgaactttaataaaaaaaaaattaataacgGCTACTTTTCAAATATACACACATTTCAataccatttttataaatactcacaccCTTAACCCCTTTTTTCACCACTTTTCACCCAataccaccccatctctctcacattttataaaccACTCATCTCTTTTTATAAAAAGTCTTCATATTTTGCATCATTTTTTACCCGCTTCCACACCATTTCTCGCTAAAAAAATATCATGGCTTCACCCGTTTCTTCAATTTCCTCAATTTCATCAatgtcttcatcgtcttcgtccgagtggtattcatcatcttcggaagaggatgttattatgcacaacatgattatgaacgcggctcaAGTGTTCATGTCGGCCGCTGAAGGGTCGTCCCAACCGCTAACCAGACGAGCAAAATATAATcgagaccaagaaggtattttaattttttttgtatgttttaaaatgtatgtttttaattagtttcatttattttttgttctaaatttatagcc encodes:
- the LOC110873335 gene encoding uncharacterized protein LOC110873335 isoform X2 — protein: MKASTSKGHPSFASMLNDKNMKPDVANCKNGDEGGSGQPQSIDATASSSSFGDTFSDHGTRGYQSDNEVMSDLRGDAAPMRSLGGSGDLFPSRKKRVTSHWRKFVQPIMWRCKWVELQLRKFESMTIMYDEEIEKLNQTKQLKYKNFALEGRCARSMPFVHDSQRQKLMKRKIRKRHEESDAELYMLHHNISSYFGPSSPKNVCNEFRVPDELLSLDFGDGYSFEQILWKIEVSQSQVSKMKNRLDTVTTENAGRISSTEDLILQESNNPLTRAVKEPDFPTDMKGQSIVATFASQLMKLNTSDDVVKVKPENAPSESTHVQDANEPMEQPHDASRKRSTDGILIYNRRAKKPQTDSATVKVEENIDEEKKNMAPVSVSEGSSQNEQPAPKIRSISKITTPKNTKRRAARPRRKSGSSRWSRRTSG
- the LOC110873335 gene encoding uncharacterized protein LOC110873335 isoform X1, whose translation is MKASTSKGHPSFASMLNDKNMKPDVANCKNGDEGGSGQPQSIDATASSSSFGDTFSDHGTRGYQSDNEVMSDLRGDAAPMRSLGGSGDLFPSRKKRVTSHWRKFVQPIMWRCKWVELQLRKFESMTIMYDEEIEKLNQTKQLKYKNFALEGRCARSMPFVHDSQRQKLMKRKIRKRHEESDAELYMLHHNISSYFATCRSPAHGPTMDDDETNLGPSSPKNVCNEFRVPDELLSLDFGDGYSFEQILWKIEVSQSQVSKMKNRLDTVTTENAGRISSTEDLILQESNNPLTRAVKEPDFPTDMKGQSIVATFASQLMKLNTSDDVVKVKPENAPSESTHVQDANEPMEQPHDASRKRSTDGILIYNRRAKKPQTDSATVKVEENIDEEKKNMAPVSVSEGSSQNEQPAPKIRSISKITTPKNTKRRAARPRRKSGSSRWSRRTSG